A stretch of DNA from Cannabis sativa cultivar Pink pepper isolate KNU-18-1 chromosome X, ASM2916894v1, whole genome shotgun sequence:
tttaataaataacttttatttattttttgaatcaataaataacttttattagttgagaatagataattaataattaaataagtaatgaatttaacattaaataaattcttacaataaaaaatattaagaaataattatattaataaaaaatataatattttattaaataaaaataatttaaataaaaggatttcggtaaaattttgagataataaaatttttgttattttaataatttataataagttaATAGTTTGTTATAAAACTAGTaacaagttattttttaaatggacaattatttaaattaatatttatttaacaaaattagtgaaataaatcctaaaattaagtaattgaatttaaaagattttttgtatatttataaaaaataataataaataattaaataactttaaataactttaattagttgaatataaataattaataattgaataagtgataaattttataattaataaattcttgtaataaaaaaaattaacaaataatttgataaatacgataatataatatttaatgtaagtatagtttaaaataaaagttaaaaaaggTTTCATAAAATGACGTAAATgaaatttgtattttgtttaaaaaatattaataaataattaaatatttaatagataactttttttttttgaatcaataaataacttttattagttgagaatagataattaataattgaataagtaatgaatttaatattgaataaattcttacaataaaaaatattaagaaataattttattaataaaaaatataatattttattaaataaaaataatttaaataaaagaatttcggtaaaattttgagataataaaaattttgttattttaataatttataataagttaATAGTTTGTTATAAAACTAGTaacaagttattttttaaatggacaattatttcaattaatatttatttaacaaaattagtgaaataaatcctaaaattaagtaattgaatttaaaagattttttgtatatttataaaaaataataataaataattaaataattataaataactttaattagttgaatataaataattaataattgaataagtgataaattttataattaataaattcttgtaataaaaaaaattaacaaataatttgataaatactataatatttaatgtaagtatagtttaaaataaaagttaaaaaaagttTCATAAAATGACGTAAGATTAGCCTTAGTTCAACTACACATTCAAAATTACCAAATTCGTTTGACAGTAGACAATTTGATTATAATGTAGTAAACGTAAATTTTTTGGTAGATGGCAATCGATAAGACTTGGGTGACCATGAGAAATCGTAAGGATTCGACTTCGGGAAGGTCTCCAAGTCTTTATGGAACTTGCGTCTAAACACAAGGATTGTGACGGAAGAATTTTCTGTCCTTGTGTTAAATGCAAGAATACTAGATTGCATCCTTTGAATACTGTGGAGGCACACATCTTTACAAAGGGTTTCGAGAGCAGCTATGAGAAGTGGATTTACCATGCGGAGCCAGATGAACCTGTCGAGGCTAACATCAATGTCGATGCGGATGAGATGGCTGGTGTCATTGAAGATTTCTTCCCTCCTATAGATGACGACGAAAGAGCTGGTGATGATGAAATGCAGAGGGGTCATGACATGTTTGAGGAGATTGAGCCAGAGTTGTATCCTCGTTGCGATTGGATATCGTCCCTCAACTTTATAGCAAAGTTGATGCACTTAAAAAATTTGGGAAAAATACCAAATTATATCTTTGATGAATTGTTGAAGTTGTTGAAGTTTGCATTTCCGAAGGAGAATAAAATTCCTGCAACACACTATGAGGCGAAGAAGAAATTAGGAAAATTAGGATTAGGGTACGAATCAATCCACGTGTGCGTGAACAATTGTTGTTTGTTTCACAATGAGCATGCCTCGAAAGATTTTTGCCCTGTGCAAAGTGACCGCAGATGGATTAATGAGGAGACAAGCGGAAAAAAAGTAGCGCATAAAAGTGATGCGCTACTTTCCGTTGACTCCTCGATTGAAAAGATTATACAAGCTCAAGACATACATCCAAAGAGATGGTATGGCATCGTACTGGTCGTGTGAGAGAAAATGGTGTTATGCGTCATCCCGTTGATTCTCGCCGCGTGGAAAGACTTTGACTCCGGACATCCCGATTTTGCAAGAGATCCTCGAATGTTCGCCTCAGCTTAGCCGCCGATGGATTTAATCCTTTTGGCAACATGAGCCTCTCGTATAGTATGTGGCCCGTAAAGGTTGGTGAATTACAATTTGCCACCTTGGATGTGTATGAAGGATAACAATTTCATAAGTTGAGTCTCCTTATTCCCGACCGAAGTCACTCCGGTAAGGACATGGATGTCTTTTTAAGGCCATTGGTGGACGAGCTAAACGCATTGTGGACTCAGGGTGTTGAAACAAGAGATGCTACAACCAACTCAATGTTCAACATGCGCGCAGCTCTTCTTTGGACAATTAATGATTTTCCTGCCCGTAGTAGCTTGTCCGGATGGAGTTGACAGTGTCTCAAACAAAATAGTAGGCTTGGAGAGTAAAGCTTTTCCTCGATTGGTAGGGCGAGAGGTTGCACTGCATGTGCCTGGACATCATCCAAGTTGGGCAAATGTCCCGGAGCAGTACGAACACCTCATCTTAACCAAGCTTCtagtaaataattattaatttatctacACTAATAAATGTGATTATTaccatgttattttaatttatttttgtcatATGCAAGCATTATTACCAAGCTTGACAAATATCCAAAGTTAGTAGCTATTTCGATAGCCGAGATGGCTTAGAAGTACAAAACACGAAAGAATATTAGATTGCAACACTTCGCAGAATATTACAAAAACCCGTAAGACTTTGAAAATGCAAGAAGAACCCTCCCAATGAACTTAATGAAGACCAATGGCGACTAATATGTGAATTGTTCACAACTCCCGATTTCATTCAACGGTCGAAGCAACAAAACTCTATCAATCGACGTAAGATGAAATTCTCTTCAACAATGTGGCTCGGTAACTATGGCCGAGATTCTTCGTCAAAAAGTaagttaatatattaaatttctattttacaaagtttactttatatataattttctaacAAGTTATATTTATCAGCAAGGAAAGGGTTACATTGAGACTTGGAAAGAATGTCATACTAAGAAAGACACCAACACCTTCATTAATGAGGCTgccaaaaataaatatgtaagatatataaaataataacttttaaatattttcaaataattgtaACTTTGCTTGATTTCtaacttatttatattaattataggaAGAGATGTTGACAACTCGAAATAGTGCTCTTGAATCTTCACAAGTTTCAGAACTTGAGATTCTTCGGAAAACACTTGGAGAGAGGCGTGGCCATCAACGAGGAGTGGGTCGCAAGTTGAAAGGCCAATCATCAGGACGACGCTCACAACTCGCAACCGCCGATCAACCGACTTACGGGAAACAAGCTTGAGTTGTTGAGTTACGTAAACAAATACGTACGTTGACTCAACAAATGTCACGTGAACGTCGGGAACCAATGGATGTCGAGATGAATGATGCGGCTCTCCAACCCAACCCATACGTCCTCAACCGTCTCGCTCTCAAATGGGTTTTAACCCAATGGGTTTTCACAGCCGCATCGACTCTACTTCGTTTCAAAGAATCGCTACAACACCTCTCGCTACAACATGTCTTTTGTTCCTTCGCCCGGAAGGTTAAGTCCCGAGCAATTTCATTACCAAATGTACTTCATACTTGCGCTTGTGTTTCGCCGCCACACAATTCGCAAGTATTGTTGAATATGATGACGCGGTCGCCGTACGTCTCATGTGTCGAGCCTCGGATGCCACAAATGTCACAGATGCCGCAAAATGTTCGATGTCGACACAAGGGCGGCAATATCGAACACATCGCAGACGATGCCGACACAACCATGGGAGCAGACATCTCAAATGATGCCGACACATCTAGGACAACAGACTTCTCAGATGATGCCGACACAACAAGGGCAGCAGACATCTCAAATGATGCCGACACTACATGGGCAACAGACATCTCAGATGATGACTACCTCGCAAATGCCGCCATACTACCCACAGATGCCGGATGTTCCTGGGTCGGATGTTCCTCGAGATGCTAGTGATGAGGACGATGCTACTACAAActtccactactacaaaaaggggtATTTTCGTCGTTTTATAAGTGACATATAAAGATTTTGCGTCGGTCTACAGAACCGACGTGTAATCCGTAGACGTAAATAGTGTTTTATTTGCGTCGTTTTTAAAAAGAcgcaaaatacaattttcgtcaTTTTAAAACCGACgctaaaaaattacttttctattttattttaagcgtCGGTTAAAAAGTGACGCTAAATGTGTCATGGCATTTTAAAATTGTCACAAAAAACTTATTCCGTCGGTTTAAAAATGTCATATCTATTtcgaaaaaactttttttttttacctattgcgtcacttataaaatgaagcacaaatataagtaagggaaaattgcaaacttttcatgcaattttccccacctgcattatcaaattttagaataactctatataatagtaaatacataatacaaaaaaaaattaaaataacatttttgaaacttatattaaattagtaatcgattctattaactaatcacacaataccaaaattgttaataaaatcgattctaaaacttaaattccatgtatatcgtaaactaaatataaactaataatatatgcaaaagataacaataatcataaAACTTGTTACTCATGTATTATATCAAAAGTGTAGTAACCTTAAGTACTTAATCTATAATCAATGGGAATATAAAAGATGTGAATATAAAAAAAGCCAAAACGGGAAATTCTTTCACTACTTAATATATCAAAACAACAAACAGCAGAAAGGGAACTTCAGCTAGATGCAGCAATGTCAACCATAATTTGCAGGACATATAGGCCAAGTAGAGCACGAATCTTCTCATTTACACTGCCCTCCTGCAAATGGACCAAAACACAATCAAACCTTTATAGTATTTAGGAGAAAAATCAGTGAATAAATCCTTTAAACACTAACAGACCTGTTTTATGCAAACTGAATGTACTGAATTCGCTATACTCAAAGCTCCATCATAAAGATCTTTCAGTTCTGTACAGTCATTGTCAAACTCTGAAGACACGGCCATTAAAACTTTGACAACAATGGGGATTGCCGTTTTTAGTTGTTCAAAGTGCCGCTTCTGAATGGATATAAGAACTGAAAcagaagaagaatattttcattaACTTTCCAGGATCATGCATGTCCAAACACAAAGCAGATGACAATAAGTGTAGTAGTTTTGGCATCTTCTCTTCAAAGTTAATTCATACCATCTAGTGCAAAATGATAAATAAGTTGAACtagtgaaaaacaaaaagacagCAACAAATCTTAATTTGAACACGAAACAATGACCCGAGCCAAAAAAAGAAGAATTAGTTTGAATTCCTCTTAGTCCAGAAAGCAACATATAAGTGTAACAATAACAAGAAACTAAAAGTCAACAAGTTTAATTGAATAGAATTTGGGGGAACAAAAAAACCAAGACTAATAGTAGAAGTATATTGCAAGCAATAACATTATCAGAACAATAACGCATCCAACCAATTAATCACTAACATCAACATCCTTATTACCTTGAGAAAGCCCATTTAGAAGAGGGACAAAATAACTAGAACCACTGTTCATTTCACTTGGGGAATCTAATGCCTGCTCCAATTACAATCAAACTATCAGCAAAACACTAGACCCATAAAAACAAAAGTATTAACATAAATTTACTCTACCACCTAAGCTAAGCTATTCCAATTATCAATCCCAAAACAACATACCTCACAGAGAATGGGAAGCATCTCTCGAGGACTACACAATGACACAAACCGGTCAATCACTTTACCAGCAATGACCAAGCATTTATCTGAGACCCCTCCAAATCTTGAAGCTGCTTTAGGCAGCTCAAACGAAAGTGCATCAAGTGTTGCCTGTCCAAGCCAAAACCCAACTGTTGGATTAAAATCCTAGCTCATATGTATTAGTGTATTGCTATCTAAAATCTGATCGAAATTAAGTGATTATTTTAGTAACTGTGGTCATTGGCTATTAAAGTTTCTTCCTTTTGAATCATCAAAGGTTTTCTTTAGATCAATTTTTAAACACTTATAATAATATGCTGTAATATTTTTGTCTCTGAAATTAAAGCTTGATTTTGCATATTGTTAAAGAATTACTAACACCAACGAGTTGAAGAGAACCAACTTAGAAAATGACTTGCCTTATTCAAAATGACTTGCCTTGTTTTCATGTCCTAACATGTCATCAtgcaattttttcaaatttagggattttcaatttcatcaattaTGATTAACACTAATCACCtatcaaaataacataaaaatccaAAACAACCCAATTCAACAGTCATATCAATAATGAAatggaaaaaagataaaacaagGTAAAATCCCTAAAACAATCATATTAGCTAAATAATATTAATCAAACAAAAGCAAACATTTTTCCCAAATTCAATCACAGATTAGACAAAACTAAATGAAACCCAATTCAggaaatcacataaaaatccaaAGCAACCCAATTCAGCAATCATATCAATAATGTAATggaaatataaaactaaaataatcaaacaaaaCCCAATTCAGCAAATCACAtaatcatcaaaaaaaaaaaccaaaacacAGTGAGACTGAGAGATAAAGGAAGAGACTTTACTGTACAAAAGCTTATTTTTTGATGATAAAAATGAGAgactgagagagagagatagattatagttgaaaaaaaaaaagaaaaaaaaagaacgaCAGAGAGATGGAACGAGACGGACTTACGGAGGTGGGAGAGGAGACCTACGACGACGTGAGCTTCGTAATCGCATCGTCCGTTCGAAAATGTGTGTCTCTATGGCCGGCTTCGTAATCTCAGTTCGCAGCTTCAGACATTCAATcgcaagagagaaagagaggggaaAGAGAGAGACCTTCAGACTGAAATcgcaagagagaaagagagggaaagagagctgttcagagaaagagagggaaaagTGAAAATGATATAGTGTATTCGACTGTTTAGTGAACAATATGAGAATCTGCGTCGTTTTCTCACACTCACAATCGTTTTTAGCGTCGTTTTTAAAACGCCACACAAAGCTTAAGTGAGGCTTTTAAAACGACGCTAATAATGAacgaattttttaaatttctttgacTTTTACCGTCGGTTGGGTAATTAGTGACAAAGATAGAACCGACgctatttgtttattttttgtgacattttAAAAGTGACGAATATATTGAATATagtactattcacgtcggtcaacgcgatGAACAgtcgcgttgaccgacgtgaatagtgaaTTTTGTGGTAGTGTTCTTTTAgaatatctttttaattttacgaACTATCGGTCTAATATGTTTGttaatattttatgaacactaATTTATACTTAGGTATGCACTACTATAATGTTTATGACTTACTCTTATTGTAATATTAGTGACtctaaatattttcttttagttaaatgattttatatcttaattaatttaataattttatatattaattaattaaataattaaaaataattaaaatttaaattaataattttaatataataatatatataaataattaattacaaataaattcaatcaaattatttattttttttttcgtagaATCTCTTCAATAACGACATTGTCGTTATTGATAATAATATCAATAACGACAATGTCGTTGTTGATGCACTcagctgtaaaaaaaaaaaaatattattcccAACGACATAGTCGTTGTTGATAATTTTTATTCCCAACGACTTAAAAAGTCGTTGTTGATAATCGTTTTTCCCAACGAAGTATTCCCAACGACTTTTTACCAACGAAATGTCCTCATTGATGCGCAATACTGA
This window harbors:
- the LOC115696359 gene encoding aberrant root formation protein 4-like, with the protein product MLPILCEALDSPSEMNSGSSYFVPLLNGLSQVLISIQKRHFEQLKTAIPIVVKVLMAVSSEFDNDCTELKDLYDGALSIANSVHSVCIKQEGSVNEKIRALLGLYVLQIMVDIAASS